Part of the Pseudorasbora parva isolate DD20220531a chromosome 13, ASM2467924v1, whole genome shotgun sequence genome is shown below.
gtgtgtgtgagagagagagtgaaagcgccccacagaacagaggggcggggtgagcaaagctcattagcatttaAAGCCGTATGCACGAGAacggcttgctgaaaacagagctggttttgaccaggtaaaatgagtgttttcttacaatactaatgagaattttttattaatgtatattacaaagttttcatttagacactaaataattatattaacttgtacaaaaatgccattatatgacccctttaaacattattattattaataataaatgtttctttagcaccaaatcagcatgcatgtatgtgtgtgtatatatttatatatatacgtaTAAGTTTAATATACATTGTAAggatatttaacaatatttttgATCACATAAATGCAGCATTTTGAGAATAAGACAATTCTTTCAAAACCACTGATAACATTGTACtgattccaaacttttgaccagtagtgtaCATCTCTCTTGGTTAAGGTTTCTTCAGGCGCAGTGTGACTAAAAAGGCTGTGTACCGCTGCAAAAGTGGTGGAAGCTGCGAGATGGACATGTATATGCGGAGAAAGTGTCAAGACTGCAGACTGCGCAAATGCAGAGCCGTCGGGATGCTGGCAGAGTGTGAGActgatttaaatatttttgtgttgCTTTGAGTCATTTCTGGGAATCTGAGACAGATACTGCTTTGCAGAAAAACGCTTAATTGGATGTTAAGTTGACATCAAAAAGCGTTGTCAACATTTTGCTGGTGTCTTTTTGTCAGGTCTGCTTACAGAAGTGCAATGCCAGTCAAAGAGACTGAGGAAGGGCTACAAGAACAGAGGACACAACGGGTCAACAGGAAAAGTTGAAGATGACTACTCGGAAAGCAGAAGTGTCTCGTCCACCAGCAGATTCACCACGCGGGTAAAATCCTCTCGTGGTATTTAGCTTTTCCAAGCATGAAATTTGCGATTTAGCGACATTTGAAGCCTGTGTTGAAAATTCAGAACAAGTTTCTTATCCTCAAAAATACTGTTAGCAGGTATCATCTAGTTTCTCCAGAGAGCAGAGATGCATTCTGAATAGAATTGTTGAGGCTTATCGTAGGTACATAATTCAAGACAACTCGCACTGCCCGGTATGTCAAAGaagtttctctcttttttattaaaatgcattaaataaatactGCCCATAATACACTGCCCAgttgtttggatttaaatagtcTATGATTGAATCAATAGTGCAGTGTTTATTATGTtattctagcctagaaatctagacgcaccctggcggcagcaaatctaatttgccgcgagtgtcgtctagcaactctcaatacacttctgagctgtaaaaactaaactctggtcaggccaatcacattgtgcaTAGAGTCGTTGGGGCGGGGCATAacaatgacggccgagttgcgtttgcgtgctactagtaaacacagactggggcggcagtggctcagtggttcatgtaggttgtctacaaaccagaaggttggtggttcgatccccggttccacctgaccaagtgtcgaggtgtccttgagcaagacacctaaccccagctgctcccgacgagctggatggcgccttacatggctgacaccgccgtcggtgtatgaatgggtgaatgtgaggcaaaatgtaaagcgctttggataaaagcgctatataaatgcagtccatttacagactgtcgaacagcggtctttcaaatcagctttgaccgcgactctggaagacttggagttaagcttttctctgagaaaagaacggcactgaagtcattcttataaagggaagatgtgttcagagttttgccgcctggatatggcgaaagtttaatctatcaatgagctctgcttcacgttggtctggttggttgtagttcTATCCAACTGTGTGCAAAGGGAGTTTGACAACCATTGATTGatccctcggattgagccctgtcattGGTGAGTTCCcaaaccaaacatcttgatgtgggtctggcttgtcaggctaatgttACACAAGATCTTGAACAAAAATAGATGCCCTTCTTGAATGCAATAACAGCACAACCTTCATTttcatcaagaggtgcatcattttttggtcaagatcttgtataGACAAGATAAGagtctgtaaagtctcctccagctcatcccaaagactttcaatgaatttaagatCTGTACtctagtgagaccagcgatgttgtatggtttggagacagttgcactgaggaaaagaccggaggaagagctagaggtagcagagctgaagatgttgagtttctctttgggagtgacgaggatggataggatcaggaatgagtacatcagagggacagcacatgtgagatgttttggagacaaagttagagaagCCAGggtgagatggtttggacatgttcagaggagggagagtgaatatattggtaaaaggatgctgaggttagagctgccaggcaggatgtcaagaggaagaccaaagaggaggtttaacttcttaatccgcaccggatcgtgggcggggcgtctggcgcaagtgggcgtgtctctacttataattacttttgttttatacaaactgttcaatcaactatatcaaactatgcatcatttgaaagctaaaacactcaagattcatgttctgaactcatttttgcaataaatacaccagagaggaaagggttaaattaaatgctaaagcagtggctatttaaacattagcataatgaacgcggtactcatctttcatctcctgacgttcagatcagatcggacgaatccacaaaacaacagcatacatgtctgtgtaagagtccactcttcaaaatgcatcccacttttaatccaaaacaacgaaaaaataaggggaaaaaactaaaaatcctccGTTGTTTGTATAAGCGTTTTGCGTTAagagtaatcaatcatgtccattttcaatgaaatagcgattgtaagccttattttgacaatctcccctgtactgtggactgttccggtcatattaaaccctcccaggtctctctccttcaatcaTAAGCCCGGTTAGGAAACATGCTAGAAAGGGAGCGCGTCACTGGGTGAtacatctgtcagtcaaactcgccGGTCCTTCgttggataagccagtcaatgcctagccaatgcatagccagcatagatttgattgatggatgtagtaacgaatcaaaagacaatattttgcgtaGTTTATGTAAGAGATGTCGTAAGAAGCATTAGTGAATACCTCATGCTTACTTAGCTGTTACTTAGCGTCGTCTCCACAGTATTCATTCATCGTATCCAGCGCCTGCCAGTGTGAgcgcacacacttacacacaacgcgcagactaaattagagactgtttttatcaactaaattagtttttttacacttgtaaattctgtaaatagttgttttagttatcagggactgcaaatgcattataattagcagtttattgcagatttatttgaataaaaaatactctttactattacacaaatgttctaatataattggactttattgaaaggacgcccagtcttttttgacataaaagcttacagaagctacatttttgagagaatcgtcctcaaattttaatcaaagcatgatcagacattcagttttatatttaggttattttcagggcattaaaattaaaatctaatattttttttccataagggattaataaaaacataaaaacgtgagtcacttacatgcatatttccccttgttttaatctgtccctatactactttgagttattatgacttttgaataacataatttaaagtgtctagtttaaaataagaccacatttatggatatagaccatagggtttaagagctgcagacatttttatttggggtatgtcatttttttatttatttctcagagCAGGGCGAGGGTTAAGAGGTTaaggatgtagtgaaggaggacatgaaggtagttggtctgagagaagaggatacagaggataggactagatggaggcagatgattcgctgtggcgacccctgaagggaacagccggaAGAAGACGACGACGACTCAgaggtgccaattcatgtgtgaaaatgattcttcatgctccctcccaaccattctttcactgTTTGAGCCTGATCggtcttgacattgtcatcctgaaatatggccatgatgtgtcttcctacatggttgcttaagaattttaaattagaagagctgttgccaaacataacatgctagaaacataataacGACTGCAATAATGGTCTAATCAATAAagatttgcctatttaaatccaaacagtgactctttttttttggaaagGCAGTATAGaagatattattttttttatttccccAGGTGCCTCTGTGGTCAAGTTTAACAGATACAGATCTGACTCCTCAGACGGAGAAGCTTTTGCTATTTTTGAGGAGTATACCTGGTCAGTTTCCTCCAACTTCTCTCAGATCACACCCCATTCACATCTAAATACAACTAATTTGTTGTCATCTGTTGTTTAGGGTTTGAGCTTTTGGATAGTTCTGACCAGAATACACTTCTGTCCTGCTCTTCAATTGAAGTCATGTTCCTACTCTTAGCTCAGCAGTTCTCAGAGAACCCCACTGGTGTTAGCGCTGGTAAATCACATACATTATCACATAATCTGCTTAAATCTAATGTCATAAGTCATCATTTTTGGGGTCCAAGCGCTCTATTTGATCCGATAAAATCAACAACAAACAGTTAATAcacttaaaaaaaggaaaaaaaaagtttggttacacagacagggcttaaattaagccaggattagaccTTATTTCAATTAGGAAAACATGCCTTAAAAaatactggtgtgcatcttgacataaaacaatggcactgacatatatTAGTGCAAGTTGTttttagttaaaacagctcaaacatgcattttagtctaggCTTAAACCttatctgtgaaaccaggcGATAGTGttttaagtcttttttttttaattcaaataagACAGGTAAAAGTTACgaactatttttttaaagactaacaTGTAAGATGAGTCTAAGCAGTTTCTACaactaaatataaccatttTTCATTCTCAGTGTGAAGAatattgtttataatttaaCCCTAATTCAACCTTTGTCCAATATAAAAAAAGCTTTTGTGGTTCAGTGAATGTAAATGTTCTTCATGGAATCATCAATGCCAGAAAAGAACCTGATTTTTACTCACGGCGTGCTGTAATTAGGGATGTaccgaaatgaaattcttggccgaagccgtaaccgaataataatgaaatgcttggccgaaggccgaataccgaatgcggtgtttcgcattttttccatttatttggcaatttttttaccattacaataattaaatagtaaacatttgctttttactattttgtgttgcttttcagagaaataatggataacaaaaatactatttcaaaatatttatttaacactgaacatttttttttaacatttcagcagatattatacaaactaagcacaacataacttaaaataaataattagtaaaataaaaaatatatttttatttggccatctttgaagccccccttcttgaatagcctatgttaggcctataactgactgctgaaagaatgtaactctgtatgtctacaacaacaaatgtgcattgaaaagtgcaaaaaatgtggatgaacccaaaacaaataaataactgtcctagacataagcctacttcttcaggaaaagtggcaggttcttTATGAAAGgtagcttctctgctttctcacatgaaagtcggctcctcttctcatcgatgacatgagatgcagcactaaacagtgcttccacactgctgacatgtttgctgcataaagcacgcgcctctcactctacgtgggttattttttgatcgcgtcattaaaaacgtcattgttcggcaaaaattattcagcctttttacttattcgaatgccgaaagtgctttttttggctattttcggccgaataatttcggttgccgaacattcggtgcatccctagctGTAAAATCTTGATTCTAACAATAATCTCTTTAATATTTCCATTGGCCTTTTatgaatcattaaaatattggtGTCCAGGACAAcaagtttttaaacatttaatttaaaaatgtgcaATGAACATCTGTTGAGTTAATATTATGAATTGAAACCGGGTAGAGGCTTAGACCTGGAAACgttatttaaaatgtcacaATTTAACAAGCGttgtttgattaaaaaaataacacattatgGATTAATTATGACTAACTGATGTTTTCTATCACCAGCTTTTTACCCAGCAAATTCAAATAACTCAAactctgattgggcaaaaactTTAGAGTCCAAGACTGGGAACAGCCACAGGATACTGACACACTCAGGTGATCTTTGATACAAATTGATAACCATAGTAGGAAATTCAATGAATTGATGCATCATCATTATATTTGCCTATGCTAATGTTATGAATTTTATCTCTGATCAGGATTGAATGACGAGCTCTTGAGGTCTGTGGTAAATTTCCTCCACAGTATGGTGACTATTGCGGTGACCGAGGCCGAATATGCGCTTTTAACCGCGACTGCAGTGTTGTGTTCAGGTTTGTGCGTTATGCATTAATTACCCACACAATTGGGACTCATTTCCGTGTGAACTTCCACATGATTTCACTGTATACAGAACAGTCATTTATAGGTAAAAAGCAAATTACAATTTGGATGTAAAACCGTGCCCGGCTATTTGTAACATGCATGTGCGAGGCTTCTGGTGTCCTTCGCTGTTATTTTACCTGTGCAAAAAACAGTCAGTTACGCTATTTTATAATGCAAACTGgtaagttttattttaatttataccaAAATGGTAAACTCTGAAACTAGAAACTAGTTTTACTGTTTACTGAAAGTTTCAAATGACCGTTATTTGTTTTCTGTTGCCAAGCAGACAGGCCGTCTCTGCGTGCGGTGAGCTGTGTT
Proteins encoded:
- the nr1h5 gene encoding nuclear receptor subfamily 1, group H, member 5 isoform X1 codes for the protein MREGTDPEMSMSVGGYLSASDTFDITEPQYYDVLVDPLSCSYQEPDLQSPLYGQQPFSPVNVQFSMYGAPNTQVCNPPYPYSHQCSEYICEPEIEVQSPTRGSIIGLPVLKRPRMGHGARVKGQDELCVVCGDKASGYHYNALTCEGCKGFFRRSVTKKAVYRCKSGGSCEMDMYMRRKCQDCRLRKCRAVGMLAECLLTEVQCQSKRLRKGYKNRGHNGSTGKVEDDYSESRSVSSTSRFTTRQVSSSFSREQRCILNRIVEAYRRYIIQDNSHCPVPLWSSLTDTDLTPQTEKLLLFLRSIPGFELLDSSDQNTLLSCSSIEVMFLLLAQQFSENPTGVSAAFYPANSNNSNSDWAKTLESKTGNSHRILTHSGLNDELLRSVVNFLHSMVTIAVTEAEYALLTATAVLCSDRPSLRAVSCVENLQEFVLELLSRACCCSSEGTAQDPRRFARLLGRLTELRTLRHNHLTLLPQQSWDMQS
- the nr1h5 gene encoding nuclear receptor subfamily 1, group H, member 5 isoform X2, with the translated sequence MREGTDPEMSMSVGGYLSASDTFDITEPQYYDVLVDPLSCSYQEPDLQSPLYGQQPFSPVNVQFSMYGAPNTQVCNPPYPYSHQCSEYICEPEIEVQSPTRGSIIGLPVLKRPRMGHGARVKGQDELCVVCGDKASGYHYNALTCEGCKGFFRRSVTKKAVYRCKSGGSCEMDMYMRRKCQDCRLRKCRAVGMLAECLLTEVQCQSKRLRKGYKNRGHNGSTGKVEDDYSESRSVSSTSRFTTRVSSSFSREQRCILNRIVEAYRRYIIQDNSHCPVPLWSSLTDTDLTPQTEKLLLFLRSIPGFELLDSSDQNTLLSCSSIEVMFLLLAQQFSENPTGVSAAFYPANSNNSNSDWAKTLESKTGNSHRILTHSGLNDELLRSVVNFLHSMVTIAVTEAEYALLTATAVLCSDRPSLRAVSCVENLQEFVLELLSRACCCSSEGTAQDPRRFARLLGRLTELRTLRHNHLTLLPQQSWDMQS
- the nr1h5 gene encoding nuclear receptor subfamily 1, group H, member 5 isoform X3 — translated: MREGTDPEMSMSVGGYLSASDTFDITEPQYYDVLVDPLSCSYQEPDLQSPLYGQQPFSPVNVQFSMYGAPNTQVCNPPYPYSHQCSEYICEPEIEVQSPTRGSIIGLPVLKRPRMGHGARVKGQDELCVVCGDKASGYHYNALTCEGCKGFFRRSVTKKAVYRCKSGGSCEMDMYMRRKCQDCRLRKCRAVGMLAECLLTEVQCQSKRLRKGYKNRGHNGSTGKVEDDYSESRSVSSTSRFTTRVPLWSSLTDTDLTPQTEKLLLFLRSIPGFELLDSSDQNTLLSCSSIEVMFLLLAQQFSENPTGVSAAFYPANSNNSNSDWAKTLESKTGNSHRILTHSGLNDELLRSVVNFLHSMVTIAVTEAEYALLTATAVLCSDRPSLRAVSCVENLQEFVLELLSRACCCSSEGTAQDPRRFARLLGRLTELRTLRHNHLTLLPQQSWDMQS